GAGAATACGGCGAAAAGAGTGGTATTGGAAAGGGCAATCCTCAGTGCCTGCTACTTCCTGCAAGATAGATTGATTGGAAGGGAGATAGGGTCTATATCTGAAGAGAGGCAGAATAAGGCAAAAGATATGTTGCAAGAAGCTGAGAAGCTCATCTCCGTGGGAAAGGAAACGGAGGCGCTAGCGAAATTAGATGAAGCCTCTCTCATAGACCCCGGCAACGAGGAAATTTATGTGGCTTTGGGCAACTGCTATTTAAAAATCGGTGATTACAGGCGAGCTGATAGACAATTCAGAATTGCTTTGAGCTTGAACAGGCGAGATGAAAGGGCATATATCGGATTGGCAAAGGCATTAAAGGGGAGGAATTTGAGCAGCGCCGCGATAGCCCAGCTCAGGCTTCTCCTCTACTTTTTCCCCAAGAGCAAGGATGGGAAGCTCTTGCTAGCCCAATATCTGCGGGAAGAAGGCGATATTGAAGCGGCTAATCAATTGCTACAAGAATTGGCGAGGGATTACCCCGATGACCCTCAATTGCTTTGGGAGTTAGGGCAAAGCTACTTGGGTAGAGGACAATTACAAAGCGCATATGCTTATCTAAAAGCCTCTTTTAGCAACGAGCCCTCCTTAGAGAAAGCTGAAACTGTTGTCAAATTGTCACTTACTTTGGAAAGATACAAGGAAGCTCTTTCCCTCTTGAAGAAATGGATTGGAATTGCGAAGGATAAAATGACGCATAGCGCCTACATAAAGATTATGAACTGCGTTGATGAATTTCTTGATAAGAAGCTCAAAACTTGGACAAATGTCAGAAACGGGTTAGTTGCGGGGAAGATAACGAGAGAAAAGGCAACGGAGATTTTGACCGAGGAGGAAAGCGAGATAGGGATATTGAAAAACTCCATAGAGCAAATCAATCCTCCTTCGGACTTCAAGAAATCTTTTTCATCCCGCCTATTTGCCATAACAAGCATACAAAGTGCCTTTGTAGCCCTCCACTCCTATGTGGAAGGCTTGGGAGATGACAAGCTCCAGCTCTCTGATATACTAATAGATAGCGCTAAAAGAGACCTCGCATTGGCTAAATTCCTTGAAACAAAATGAAGGTCCTCCTTCATACTTGCTGTGCTCCCTGTGCAACCTATGTGGTTAAAACCCTGAGAGAAGAAGGATACGAACCCGTTCTCTATTTCTTTAATCCAAATATTCATCCTTATGGTGAGTTCCTTTTAAGAGAAGAGGCTGTTAAGATTTTTGCGGAAAAAGAAGGATTAGAGGCGATTTATGAAGGTTACGGTTTACGCCAATTTCTCAGGGAGGTTGTTTTCCAAGAGGATAACCGCTGTCCAATCTGCTATTTCATCAGGCTGAAGGGAACCGCCAATTACGCAAAAGAACACGGAATTCCTATTTTCACCACCACCCTCCTCTTAAGCCCCTATCAAAATCAGGAGCTGATAAGGAAGATAGGCGAAGAGTTAGAGAAAGAGACAGGTGTGAAATTTCTTTACAGAGACTTTCGTCCCGGCTATTATGAATCAATAAGGCTTTCAAAGGAGCTCGGGCTATACAGGCAAAAGTATTGCGGATGCATTTACAGCGAGGAAGAAGCTTTGAAACAAAGAATGGAAAGGAAAAAAGGGAGGTGAAATAGTATGTTTAGACCACCTTATTCAAAGATTCTCTTTGCTATTTTCTCCTCAATTCTATTATCATTTGCACAGAAAGGAGATGAGACGAAAGTGAGGATTGATTTAACGAACATCATCGGGGAGATAAACCCCAACATCTACGGTCATTTCATTGAGCACTTGGATAAATGCATCTATGGAGGGATTTGGAAGGGAAACGATTTCAACTACAAGGTCATAGATTTAATAAAGGGGCTGAATCCTCCCATAATGCGCTGGCCTGGGGGAAATTTCGCCTCCGGCTATCATTGGATGGATGGAATCGGACCTATTGAAAATAGACCAAAGAAATACGACCTCGCCTGGCGCACCACCGACCCCAACACCTTTG
The bacterium genome window above contains:
- a CDS encoding tetratricopeptide repeat protein, whose protein sequence is MRKGFKTLLLVLFSLPLLAKEPVSLLLIPISPWGKAGGLESAYITTQNIRQILLSSGWFSVTLFNQYSPQVTQAVDQGVIKDIEARNPEKNPQKIGELFGVDMVLWGKITKIEEKDAPPQASIEIDVNILEVKTKQKENFKLKGEAKGEENTAKRVVLERAILSACYFLQDRLIGREIGSISEERQNKAKDMLQEAEKLISVGKETEALAKLDEASLIDPGNEEIYVALGNCYLKIGDYRRADRQFRIALSLNRRDERAYIGLAKALKGRNLSSAAIAQLRLLLYFFPKSKDGKLLLAQYLREEGDIEAANQLLQELARDYPDDPQLLWELGQSYLGRGQLQSAYAYLKASFSNEPSLEKAETVVKLSLTLERYKEALSLLKKWIGIAKDKMTHSAYIKIMNCVDEFLDKKLKTWTNVRNGLVAGKITREKATEILTEEESEIGILKNSIEQINPPSDFKKSFSSRLFAITSIQSAFVALHSYVEGLGDDKLQLSDILIDSAKRDLALAKFLETK
- a CDS encoding epoxyqueuosine reductase QueH — encoded protein: MKVLLHTCCAPCATYVVKTLREEGYEPVLYFFNPNIHPYGEFLLREEAVKIFAEKEGLEAIYEGYGLRQFLREVVFQEDNRCPICYFIRLKGTANYAKEHGIPIFTTTLLLSPYQNQELIRKIGEELEKETGVKFLYRDFRPGYYESIRLSKELGLYRQKYCGCIYSEEEALKQRMERKKGR